CTGTACGGCGATCACCACACCGAAGGTCGCCACGGCGCGTTGCCGGCCAGTTCGGGCGCCTTCGCTGTCGCCCCGCTCGTTGGCCAGCAGTACATAGGCACTGGATGGCCGAAACTCGGTGAAGCTCTTGATCCGGGAGTACTCCGCAGCGCCCTGGACCACCTGGAGGTCTGCCACCAGCTCCTGCAGGCGAGCGATCACAGTGCTGACCGGGAACGGCGCCGAACTCATCGAAAGCCCCTCAGTTGCTCGCGGCTGAACACGTTGTCGTCGGCCTCGAAGCGCACGTCGATGGCGCTCGGACTGGCCGTTACCGGGTCGTTGGCGCCCAGGGAGAACTGGCCCGCGGCGATCTGCTGCAGAAACTTCAGCGCATCGCGGTACGCACGCACGATCGGATCGCTGTCTTCCTTGCCGCCCCGGTCCTTATGAAGCAAGTACCGGGCGATATCGCGCACCCAGCCGGTCACCAGTTCGGGTACCGGGCTCAGCGGCAGGCTGTGGCCACGCTTGCCCAGGTAACCGTCGACCAGGCTTTCAGCCTGGGCAACGGCATCTTCGATTCGGCGCAGTGCATCATCCGCCTCCGCCTGCTGCTCGGCTGTCCAGGTGCTGCGGTCGCCACCGCGCAGGGTGGCCTCCATCAGCTCCCAGGCAACCGGGCGCAAGTGGCTCGCAGTGGCCACCTGGGATAGCTCGCGCGCCCCAGGACGTTCGGCCAGTGCAGCGGCGGTGATGTACTGCATGGGTTACTCCACCATGCCCGAGAACACGCCGCGCTCGACCTTGAGGTTCGGCTCGCTCTCCAGTATCTCGACCTGCTCCGGCGTCAGCGCCGACAAGGCAATGCCGAAGCCCTCGCGGGTGAAGCGATAGCCGAGCCGACGAAAACCCTGCTCGGGGATGGCCACGACCCACAGGCCTTCGACCTCGCCGTCGTCTTCGAGCTCAGCCTGGGCAGCCGCCAGCGGGTCTGCACCGGGCGACACGCCGTCCGGGTACGGCAAAGGCTCAGTCGGCGCCGGAGCCTCGGCACCGGCCGCAGGCTCAGCTGTATTTAGGAGGGCATCCTGCCCGGCAGTACCCCCGGCACCATCAACGGCCGGGGCGGCGCCCGAGGGCGCCTCGCTCGCGGTGGGTTGCTCGGTGGAGACGCCGGCCGCAGCCGCCGCTCCAGTGGTGTCGGTCGGCGCCTGAGCGTCGACGTGGGTAGTGCCCGCCGGCAGAGTCTCCTGCTGTTCGGCGGGGGCAGTGGGTGCCGGTGCGGCTCCCGTGCCTGCCTTCTGTTTTGCGCCGCGCTTAGCCATGGCTTACCTCCGATCAGGCCAGCCACGGGGTGACGAGCACGTCGACCACGTCGCGGTTGATGTTGGTGGCGCCGGCGGCGTTGCGTTCGGCCTTGACCACTTCCAGGGCCTTCTCACGCAGGCTCGGCGGCACGACCAGGAGCTTCGGCCGGATGCCCAGCGGGCGGCCATGGTCACCCTTGAGGCCCTGCATTGCGGCATAGGCCGCGCCGAAGTTGGTCGCGTCCAGGGTCTGCTTGCTGGCGTAGGCCAACTGCCAGAGGCCGTAGCCGGCGTTCAGGCGCGCATCCACGCCCCACACGTATTCCTTGCGATCGAACACGTTGTCGTCGGTCTCGGCCGTCTTGGCCACGAAGTTGTAGGGCTTGCGCTTCTGCAGGATCAGCGGACGGATCATCCGGGTAGTGTCCAGCAGGTACCACGCGGTGCCGGCGCCGCCCTGGAAGTTGCTCACCGAGGTTTCCTGGCCGTTGGCGCCGAGCACCGGGTGGTCGGTGTCGAAGAAGTACTGGCCGTCGTAGCACTTGCCGGTGAAACCGCCGGCCAGCAGGGCATAGACCAGCTCGGCCGGGTGTTCCTTGGCGTCCTGGCCCAGCTGGGCCATCAGCGGGGAGTACACACCGTACTGATCGTCCTCGATCGCCTCGCGGGGCACGCCCACGGTGTTTTCGAAGCTCTTGTTCTTGATCGAGTACTCGTGCAGGCCGAGGTTCTGCACCACGCGGTCACCGATCCACTCGCGGAATCGGGTCGTGGCGCCAAGCCAGCCGTAGGTCTCGATGGCGGTGCCGGACTTCACTTCCAGCACCAGCTGGTCGTAGTCGATCGGAGCGCTGGCAAAGGCATTGGCGAAGGCCGCCTTGAAGCCGGTGTGAAGGATGGCCAGGTTGGCTTTATTGATGATCATCTGAGTCTTGCTCCTTTAGATCTCGACCCAGACGCCATCGCTATCCACGTCGCGGATAACGCCAGCGGCCGATCGGGTGTTGGTGCCATTGGTCTTGGCCACGGTCTGGTCATCGACGATGTAGGCCGTGCCGCCGATGTCGGCGCGGGTGACTTCGTCGCCGGCCGAGCTGTTGGCGAAGGGGAAGCAGCCGCGGCTGGTCTCCACCCGCTTGTCACCAGCGGCGCCAGTGGAGTTGTCCACCTGTTCCTGGGCAACACCGCGCGCCTTGAGGGTGGTCGAGGTGCTGCCCGGAACGGCGTAGCCCGAGGCGTTGATGCACACCAGCGAGC
This DNA window, taken from Pseudomonas alcaligenes, encodes the following:
- a CDS encoding gp436 family protein, whose product is MQYITAAALAERPGARELSQVATASHLRPVAWELMEATLRGGDRSTWTAEQQAEADDALRRIEDAVAQAESLVDGYLGKRGHSLPLSPVPELVTGWVRDIARYLLHKDRGGKEDSDPIVRAYRDALKFLQQIAAGQFSLGANDPVTASPSAIDVRFEADDNVFSREQLRGFR
- a CDS encoding Mu-like prophage major head subunit gpT family protein, encoding MIINKANLAILHTGFKAAFANAFASAPIDYDQLVLEVKSGTAIETYGWLGATTRFREWIGDRVVQNLGLHEYSIKNKSFENTVGVPREAIEDDQYGVYSPLMAQLGQDAKEHPAELVYALLAGGFTGKCYDGQYFFDTDHPVLGANGQETSVSNFQGGAGTAWYLLDTTRMIRPLILQKRKPYNFVAKTAETDDNVFDRKEYVWGVDARLNAGYGLWQLAYASKQTLDATNFGAAYAAMQGLKGDHGRPLGIRPKLLVVPPSLREKALEVVKAERNAAGATNINRDVVDVLVTPWLA